From Halotia branconii CENA392, the proteins below share one genomic window:
- the cas2 gene encoding CRISPR-associated endonuclease Cas2: MNVIVSYDISEDKRRTKIHKILKSYGQWVQYSVFECYLTDTQYAKLRSRLNKLIKPESDSILFYFLCACCVGKVERIGGEKIRDDTIFFAECADG; the protein is encoded by the coding sequence ATGAATGTGATTGTGTCCTACGATATTTCAGAAGATAAACGCCGTACCAAAATCCATAAAATTCTCAAGTCTTATGGACAGTGGGTACAGTATAGTGTGTTTGAATGTTATCTAACTGATACTCAGTATGCTAAATTGCGATCGCGCTTGAATAAGTTAATCAAGCCTGAAAGCGATAGTATCCTCTTTTACTTCTTATGTGCCTGTTGTGTAGGTAAAGTTGAACGTATTGGCGGAGAAAAAATTCGTGATGACACTATTTTTTTTGCTGAATGCGCGGATGGTTAG